Proteins found in one Gopherus flavomarginatus isolate rGopFla2 chromosome 18, rGopFla2.mat.asm, whole genome shotgun sequence genomic segment:
- the CHMP2A gene encoding charged multivesicular body protein 2a has protein sequence MDLLFGRRKTPEEMLRQNQRALNRAMRDMDRERQKLETQEKKIIADIKKMAKQGQMDAVKIMAKDLVRTRRYVKKFIMMRANIQAVSLKIQTLKSNNSMAQAMKGVTKAMATMNRQLKLPQIQKIMMEFEKQSEIMDMKEEMMNDAIDDAMGDEDDEEESDAVVSQVLDELGLTLTDELSNLPSTGASLSVTAGKKAEPSAALADADADLEERLKNLRRD, from the exons ATGGACCTGCTGTTCGGGCGCCGGAAGACGCCGGAGGAGATGCTGCGGCAGAACCAGCGGGCCCTGAACCGGGCCATGCGGGACATGGACCGCGAGCGGCAGAAGCTGGAGACCCAGGAGAAGAAGATCATCGCCGACATCAAGAAGATGGCGAAACAGGGGCAGATG GACGCAGTGAAGATCATGGCCAAGGACCTGGTGCGAACCCGGCGCTACGTCAAGAAATTCATCATGATGCGAGCAAACATCCAGGCCGTGTCGCTCAAGATCCAGACCCTCAAGTCCAACAACTCCATGGCCCAGGCCATGAAGGGTGTCACCAAGGCCATGGCCACCATGAACAGACAG CTGAAGCTGCCCCAGATCCAGAAGATCATGATGGAGTTTGAGAAGCAGTCGGAGATCATGGACATGAAGGAGGAGATGATGAATGACGCCATCGATGACGCCATGGGGGACGAGGATGATGAGGAGGAGag cGATGCTGTGGTGTCCCAGGTGCTGGATGAGCTGGGCCTGACCCTGACGGATGAGCTCTCCA acctGCCCTCGACTGGGGCCTCACTCAGCGTGACGGCCGGGAAGAAGGCTGAGCCCTCTGCGGCGCTGGCGGATGCCGACGCCGACCTGGAGGAGCGGCTGAAGAACCTGCGCCGGGactga